The Faecalibacter sp. LW9 genome has a segment encoding these proteins:
- a CDS encoding response regulator transcription factor — MKLLLIEDHSELAQNIIHFLQQENYLCDWVDTLSLAKDHLSMYEYDCILLDITLPDGLGLTLLHHIKNNYSATKVIIISAQNSLDYKILGLDSGADDYITKPFPLPELHSRIKAVTRRSADQGIHQILKFNEIEVDLDSMECKVNGKNLTLTKKELNLLIYFINNKNRVLSRHAIAIHLWGEYTYNLDNVDFIYQHLKNLRKKIAECGGVDYVQTVYGLGYKWSE; from the coding sequence ATGAAACTACTATTAATTGAAGATCATTCCGAATTAGCCCAAAACATTATTCATTTCCTTCAACAAGAAAATTATTTGTGCGATTGGGTGGATACATTATCCTTGGCAAAGGATCATTTATCCATGTATGAGTACGATTGTATTCTTTTGGATATTACCTTACCCGATGGACTTGGATTGACTTTATTGCACCACATCAAAAATAATTATTCTGCTACTAAGGTTATTATAATTTCAGCTCAAAATTCCTTGGATTATAAAATTTTAGGGTTAGACAGTGGAGCAGATGATTACATTACCAAACCCTTTCCCTTACCAGAATTACATTCGCGCATCAAAGCAGTTACACGCCGAAGTGCGGACCAAGGCATACATCAAATTTTGAAGTTTAATGAAATTGAAGTGGATTTGGATTCAATGGAATGTAAAGTAAATGGCAAGAATCTTACTCTTACAAAGAAAGAACTCAATTTACTGATCTATTTTATCAATAATAAGAATCGAGTATTATCTCGTCATGCCATAGCCATTCATCTTTGGGGAGAATATACTTATAATTTGGACAATGTGGATTTTATTTATCAACATTTAAAGAATTTAAGAAAGAAGATTGCGGAGTGTGGGGGTGTAGATTATGTACAGACAGTATATGGGTTGGGGTATAAATGGTCGGAATAA
- the rpsA gene encoding 30S ribosomal protein S1, translating into MSTENKVEEQVIETAQTDVLANANVAPESFDWESFESGLNEEDRKEKAELEQMYDTTLEDLNENEVFKGQVVRITDKEAIVDINFKSEGVISLNEFRYNSDLKVGDIVEVMVDQREDKNGQLILSHKKARTLNAWDAVNKAHDSQEIVNGYIKARTKGGMIVDVFGIEAFLPGSQIDVKPIRDYEQFVGKTMEFKVVKINPEFKNVVVSHKALIEADIEVQKKEIVAQLEKGQVLEGEVKNITSYGVFVDLGGVDGLIHITDLSWSRINHPSEILEDGQKINVVILDFDEDKSRIQLGIKQLEAHPWDALNADIKVGDKVKGKVVVLADYGAFVEVAPGVEGLIHVSEMSWSTHLRSAQDFVKVGDEVEAVVLTLDREERKMSLGIKQLTPDPWTDITTKYPVGSTHKGKVRNFTNFGVFVELEEGVDGLIYISDLSWTKKIKHPSEFTNVDDILDVVVLELDVEARRLSLGHKQLTENPWDKYETKYAVGTIHTGVAADVFDKGATVQFEDQEVEAFAPARTLDKEDGSRVKKGEETSFKVIEFNKEFRRVVVSHTATFREEEAKQAEKVADNNNKIETSTLGDIDSLAELKKKMEEGGN; encoded by the coding sequence ATGTCTACAGAAAATAAAGTAGAAGAGCAAGTAATTGAAACTGCTCAAACTGACGTTTTAGCCAATGCTAACGTTGCTCCTGAGTCTTTTGACTGGGAATCTTTCGAATCAGGTTTAAACGAAGAAGATCGTAAAGAAAAAGCTGAATTAGAGCAAATGTACGATACAACTTTAGAAGACTTAAACGAAAACGAAGTTTTCAAAGGTCAAGTTGTACGTATTACAGATAAAGAAGCTATCGTTGATATCAACTTCAAATCAGAAGGTGTTATTTCATTAAACGAATTCCGTTACAACTCAGATTTAAAAGTTGGGGATATCGTTGAAGTAATGGTTGATCAACGTGAAGACAAAAACGGACAATTAATCTTATCTCACAAAAAAGCTCGTACATTAAACGCTTGGGATGCTGTTAATAAAGCACACGATTCTCAAGAAATTGTTAATGGTTACATTAAAGCTCGTACGAAAGGAGGTATGATCGTTGACGTATTTGGAATCGAAGCTTTCTTACCAGGTTCTCAAATCGATGTTAAACCAATCCGTGATTACGAACAATTCGTAGGAAAAACTATGGAATTCAAAGTGGTTAAAATTAACCCAGAATTCAAAAACGTAGTTGTTTCTCACAAAGCGTTAATCGAGGCTGATATCGAAGTTCAAAAGAAAGAAATCGTTGCTCAATTAGAGAAAGGACAGGTTTTAGAAGGAGAAGTTAAAAACATTACTTCTTACGGTGTATTCGTAGACTTAGGAGGTGTTGACGGTTTAATCCACATCACTGACTTATCTTGGTCTCGTATCAACCACCCATCTGAAATCTTAGAAGATGGACAAAAAATCAACGTTGTAATCTTAGATTTCGACGAAGATAAATCTCGTATCCAATTAGGTATTAAACAATTAGAAGCTCACCCATGGGATGCTTTAAATGCTGATATCAAAGTTGGTGATAAAGTTAAAGGAAAAGTTGTTGTTTTAGCTGACTACGGGGCATTCGTTGAGGTTGCTCCAGGTGTAGAAGGTTTAATTCACGTTTCTGAAATGTCATGGTCAACTCACTTACGTTCTGCTCAAGATTTCGTAAAAGTTGGTGACGAGGTTGAAGCAGTAGTTTTAACTTTAGATAGAGAAGAAAGAAAAATGTCTTTAGGAATCAAACAATTAACTCCAGATCCTTGGACAGATATTACAACGAAATACCCTGTAGGTTCTACTCACAAAGGTAAAGTTCGTAACTTCACTAACTTCGGTGTATTCGTAGAATTAGAAGAAGGTGTTGACGGATTAATCTACATCTCTGATTTATCTTGGACTAAGAAAATCAAACACCCATCTGAGTTTACTAACGTAGATGACATTTTAGATGTAGTTGTTTTAGAATTAGACGTTGAAGCTCGTCGTTTATCTTTAGGACACAAACAATTAACTGAAAACCCATGGGACAAATACGAAACTAAATATGCTGTAGGAACTATCCACACAGGTGTTGCTGCTGACGTATTTGACAAAGGTGCTACAGTTCAATTCGAAGACCAAGAAGTAGAAGCTTTCGCTCCAGCTCGTACTTTAGATAAAGAAGATGGTTCTCGCGTTAAAAAAGGTGAAGAAACTTCTTTCAAAGTAATTGAATTCAACAAAGAATTCCGTCGCGTTGTAGTTTCTCACACTGCTACTTTCCGTGAGGAAGAAGCTAAACAAGCTGAGAAAGTTGCTGATAACAACAATAAAATCGAAACTTCTACTTTAGGAGATATCGATTCATTAGCAGAATTAAAAAAGAAAATGGAAGAAGGAGGAAACTAA
- a CDS encoding Lrp/AsnC family transcriptional regulator, whose product MNKIEVNLDATDLKIMRLMQENARINNADIARELGMAPSGILERVKKLEQKQVILSYHAKINPVAIGQKLLSFMFIKTTDIIGDETVGNQLAQIPEVLEVHDIAGDDGYLIKVRTADSEGLVELMRNSLSKIGGITSTRTTIVLQTIKEVPTIVIPE is encoded by the coding sequence ATGAATAAAATAGAAGTAAATTTAGACGCAACTGATTTAAAGATCATGCGATTGATGCAAGAAAATGCACGTATCAATAATGCTGATATTGCACGTGAATTAGGAATGGCTCCATCTGGAATCTTAGAACGTGTGAAAAAATTGGAACAAAAGCAAGTTATTTTATCCTATCATGCAAAAATTAATCCTGTTGCAATAGGTCAAAAGTTATTATCGTTTATGTTCATAAAAACGACCGATATAATTGGTGATGAAACTGTTGGGAATCAATTGGCTCAAATTCCAGAAGTATTAGAAGTTCATGACATTGCGGGGGATGATGGTTATTTGATTAAAGTACGAACAGCAGATTCAGAAGGATTAGTGGAATTAATGCGAAATTCATTAAGTAAAATTGGTGGAATTACATCAACGCGTACAACGATTGTTTTACAAACGATTAAAGAAGTACCAACGATTGTTATTCCTGAATAA
- a CDS encoding MFS transporter, translating to MSNTSDTIEIVQSKSKVMAGQKPSKSDLDLTVKDRVQAIVGGSIGNLVEWYDWYAYAAFAIYFSSSFFPSSDQTAQLLNTAGIFAVGFLMRPIGGWLFGTIADKIGRKRAMTLSVLLMSFGSLLIALTPTYATIGVLAPAMLLIARLLQGLSVGGEYGVSATYLSEMATADRRGFYSSFQYVTLIGGQLIALGILLILQKLVLTEEQLMNWGWRIPFVIGAILSVIALYLRKNLHETEAFEKNNDQDKKKESNGSMKLLMQHPKAILTVVGLTMGGTLAFNTYTTYMQKFLVNTVNLTKEESTFISFLSLLIFAVLQPLFGLLSDKIGRRPLLLGFGVLGTIFTVPLLSGLAQVTTMWGAFFFLMVALIIVSGYTSINAVVKAELFPAEIRALGVGLPYALTVCIFGGTAEYLALLFKQNNVEHYFYWYITGCIAFSLVVYFFMKDTKEHSMLNKD from the coding sequence ATGTCAAATACATCAGATACAATAGAAATTGTTCAGTCTAAAAGCAAAGTGATGGCTGGGCAAAAACCATCAAAATCAGATTTAGATTTAACCGTTAAAGACCGTGTACAAGCTATTGTAGGAGGGTCGATTGGAAATTTAGTGGAATGGTATGATTGGTATGCTTACGCAGCATTTGCCATCTATTTTTCATCTTCTTTCTTTCCTTCAAGTGATCAAACTGCACAGTTATTAAATACAGCTGGAATTTTTGCCGTTGGATTCTTAATGCGTCCAATTGGTGGATGGTTATTTGGAACAATTGCCGATAAAATTGGACGTAAACGAGCAATGACATTATCTGTATTATTGATGTCTTTTGGTTCGTTATTAATTGCTTTAACCCCTACCTATGCTACTATTGGAGTTTTAGCTCCTGCAATGTTATTAATTGCTCGTTTGTTGCAAGGTTTAAGTGTAGGAGGAGAGTATGGAGTTTCAGCCACTTATTTATCGGAAATGGCAACAGCCGATCGTCGTGGATTTTATTCTTCTTTTCAGTATGTCACTTTAATTGGTGGACAATTGATTGCATTAGGGATTTTATTAATCTTACAAAAATTAGTTTTAACGGAAGAACAATTAATGAATTGGGGATGGAGAATACCATTTGTTATTGGTGCGATCTTATCAGTTATTGCATTGTACTTAAGAAAAAACTTACACGAGACAGAAGCATTTGAAAAGAATAATGACCAAGATAAAAAGAAAGAATCGAATGGATCGATGAAGTTATTAATGCAGCATCCTAAAGCTATTTTAACAGTAGTTGGGTTAACGATGGGAGGAACATTAGCATTCAATACTTATACGACTTATATGCAAAAATTCTTAGTTAATACAGTGAATTTAACAAAAGAAGAATCGACATTTATTTCTTTCTTATCATTATTGATCTTTGCTGTGTTACAACCATTGTTTGGATTATTATCGGATAAAATAGGTCGCCGTCCATTATTATTAGGATTTGGAGTCTTAGGTACAATTTTTACGGTTCCTTTATTATCGGGATTAGCACAAGTGACGACAATGTGGGGTGCTTTCTTCTTCTTGATGGTTGCCTTAATTATTGTTTCGGGTTATACATCGATTAATGCAGTTGTAAAAGCTGAATTGTTTCCTGCAGAAATTAGAGCCTTAGGCGTTGGATTACCTTATGCCTTGACCGTTTGTATTTTTGGTGGAACTGCAGAATATTTAGCGTTATTGTTTAAACAAAATAATGTAGAGCATTATTTCTATTGGTACATAACGGGCTGTATTGCCTTTTCTTTAGTGGTTTATTTCTTTATGAAAGATACCAAAGAGCATTCGATGTTAAATAAAGACTAA
- a CDS encoding HAMP domain-containing sensor histidine kinase produces MGWGINGRNKLSLSQKLTHYFAVIVFLSLAFGFIIFYFAIERATTQSAIGKLEHLNQVIAHKLSEQTIDEIQLTHPHVQITELTPEDIHLVDEVVKEGKYEWNDRLLTNANNVSVTTFPFVGNKHYAIQSQISLTIIDNEFFVGIIMTIAWIFVFIIITLIFFGELITRKLYTPFYHLVEEMQRFDVRESPTLQVMDTDITELAQLNHLFLKTSNQSIAHYEALKEFTQNLSHELQTPMANIKGKIELMLNTNLSEEQMQALSSMYDELNKVSSINRSLVLLMSLDHHQITEEELNVSPLIEEIILDHEDMITMNGVTLTYQLEANVPIQLNPLLAQIVFSNLISNSNRHNIPQGGIDIQLTTDYFMIKNTGYEQEFLNDTIFQRFKKGKHNAQSIGIGLALVKKILTLYRYEIAYHYENNEHVFIIKFKN; encoded by the coding sequence ATGGGTTGGGGTATAAATGGTCGGAATAAATTAAGCCTTAGCCAAAAGCTTACGCATTATTTTGCGGTAATTGTCTTTCTATCCTTGGCATTTGGTTTCATTATTTTTTATTTTGCCATCGAACGTGCCACGACACAATCAGCTATTGGTAAATTAGAACACTTGAATCAAGTGATTGCTCATAAATTAAGCGAACAGACTATTGATGAAATTCAATTGACACACCCTCACGTTCAAATTACAGAGCTCACTCCAGAAGACATTCATTTGGTCGATGAAGTCGTTAAAGAAGGGAAGTATGAATGGAACGATAGGCTACTAACGAATGCGAATAATGTGTCTGTTACTACTTTTCCATTTGTAGGCAATAAACATTATGCTATTCAAAGTCAAATCAGTTTAACCATCATTGATAATGAGTTTTTCGTTGGTATTATAATGACCATTGCATGGATTTTTGTCTTTATTATTATTACTTTAATTTTCTTTGGGGAATTAATTACACGAAAATTATATACCCCTTTTTATCATTTGGTGGAAGAAATGCAACGTTTTGACGTCCGTGAAAGCCCTACATTGCAAGTGATGGATACGGATATAACAGAACTTGCTCAACTCAATCATTTATTTCTTAAAACTTCAAATCAATCCATTGCGCATTACGAAGCTTTAAAAGAATTTACCCAAAATTTATCCCACGAATTGCAAACCCCTATGGCCAATATAAAAGGGAAAATTGAACTTATGCTCAATACCAATCTTTCGGAAGAGCAAATGCAAGCTTTGAGTAGTATGTATGATGAACTCAATAAAGTATCTTCTATTAATCGTTCGTTGGTCTTATTGATGAGTTTAGATCATCATCAAATTACGGAGGAGGAATTGAATGTATCTCCCCTAATTGAAGAGATTATCTTAGATCATGAAGATATGATTACAATGAATGGTGTAACATTGACATATCAACTTGAAGCGAACGTTCCTATTCAATTGAATCCATTATTGGCGCAAATTGTGTTTTCTAATTTGATTAGCAACTCTAATCGTCATAATATTCCTCAGGGAGGGATTGATATTCAATTGACTACAGATTATTTTATGATTAAGAATACAGGATATGAACAAGAATTTTTGAATGATACCATCTTTCAACGCTTTAAAAAAGGGAAACATAATGCCCAATCTATTGGGATTGGATTAGCTTTAGTGAAGAAAATTTTAACGCTTTATCGTTATGAAATAGCGTATCATTACGAAAATAATGAACATGTATTTATAATCAAATTTAAGAATTGA